One region of Chanodichthys erythropterus isolate Z2021 chromosome 24, ASM2448905v1, whole genome shotgun sequence genomic DNA includes:
- the cav1 gene encoding caveolin-1: MTSGYKDGTPEEEYTHSPFIRKQGNIYKPNNKEMDNDSINEKTLQDVHTKEIDLVNRDPKHLNDNVVKVDFEDVIAEPPGTYSFDGVWKASFTTFTVTKYWCYRLMTALVGIPLALLWGIFFAILSFIHIWAMVPCVKSFLIVIHTFSRIYSICVHTFCDPLFEAIGKCFSSVRVTTTKVV, encoded by the exons GAATACACTCACTCACCGTTCATCAGGAAACAGGGGAACATTTACAAACCAAATAATAAAGAAATGGATAACGACAGCATCAACGAAAAGACACTTCAGGATGTCCACACCAAGGAGATTGACCTGGTCAACCGGGACCCAAagcatttaaatgacaatgtggtGAAG GTGGACTTTGAGGACGTGATCGCTGAGCCTCCCGGCACCTACAGCTTCGACGGCGTGTGGAAAGCGAGCTTCACCACCTTCACAGTAACAAAGTACTGGTGCTACAGGCTGATGACGGCCCTAGTGGGCATCCCGCTCGCCCTGCTATGGGGCATCTTCTTCGCCATCCTCTCCTTCATCCACATCTGGGCGATGGTGCCTTGCGTGAAGAGCTTCCTAATCGTGATCCACACTTTCAGTCGAATCTACTCCATCTGTGTGCACACCTTCTGCGACCCGCTGTTCGAAGCCATAGGGAAGTGCTTCAGCAGTGTGCGGGTCACCACCACCAAGGTGGTGTAG